In Candidatus Nitronauta litoralis, one DNA window encodes the following:
- a CDS encoding response regulator, protein MIKKKVLVVDDETNIRLLYKEELEDEGYEVLLAQEAEEARKIIENESPDLVTLDIKMPGLDGIQFLNQLKEKYEDLPVILCSAYGSHKQDFRVWSSDAYVVKSADLRELKLMIREVLGF, encoded by the coding sequence GTGATTAAAAAGAAAGTCCTTGTGGTCGATGACGAAACCAACATTCGGCTTCTTTATAAGGAAGAGCTGGAAGACGAAGGTTATGAAGTCCTTTTGGCCCAGGAGGCAGAGGAAGCACGAAAAATTATTGAAAATGAATCTCCCGACCTGGTCACACTGGATATCAAAATGCCCGGATTGGATGGCATTCAATTTTTAAATCAATTGAAAGAAAAATACGAGGACTTACCCGTGATCCTCTGTTCAGCTTACGGCAGTCACAAACAGGATTTCAGGGTCTGGTCATCTGACGCTTATGTTGTAAAATCAGCAGACCTCCGGGAATTAAAACTCATGATCCGGGAGGTTCTGGGCTTTTAA
- a CDS encoding glycogen synthase — protein MGSPLNILIAASEVHPFAKTGGLADVCGALPKALKRLGHNVKVILPLYGCVNLSQYNLKQNSETVSVPVGPHKKEAVLFEGELAPGVSVIFVGRKEYFDREHLYGPPGKAYSDNAERFIFFSRALIETCKAIKFKPDIIHCNDWQTGLVPVYLKILYNYDSFFRKTRTIFSIHNLGYQGEFDRNNLPVANLPFSLFNPAEVESFGDFNFLKSALVYSDLLTTVSKTYSQEILTPEHSFRMEGILNSRKNELFGITNGIDYSEWGPEKDPWIAKHFSPTNPGGKLACKNALLEHYKLKADNSRPIVCMVTRLTPQKGIDLVIEAFEHSLLKDFLFVLIGSGDSRYEEYLRTHKGSQLGVYIGFDEPLAHRILAGSDFVLMPSIYEPCGLTQMQAMKYGTVPITSSVGGLKDTVQQYDIKTGEGLGFKFSPYGLEFFHQSVLEALGIFRDKKHWQQVVQNCLKADFGWDRSASEYERVYRIALTR, from the coding sequence ATGGGGTCACCGCTCAATATATTAATCGCTGCCTCCGAAGTCCATCCATTTGCTAAAACAGGTGGGCTCGCTGATGTATGCGGGGCGCTCCCAAAAGCCCTGAAACGACTTGGCCATAATGTGAAGGTTATTTTGCCTTTATATGGCTGCGTAAACCTGTCCCAATACAATCTCAAACAAAATTCGGAAACTGTCTCCGTTCCAGTAGGCCCACACAAGAAAGAAGCGGTCTTGTTTGAAGGTGAGCTGGCACCAGGGGTTTCTGTAATCTTTGTCGGTAGAAAAGAATATTTTGATCGTGAGCACCTGTATGGGCCACCTGGCAAAGCTTACAGTGACAACGCGGAACGTTTCATATTTTTCAGTCGAGCCCTGATAGAAACCTGCAAGGCTATAAAATTTAAACCCGATATAATTCACTGCAACGACTGGCAAACAGGTCTTGTTCCCGTTTATTTAAAAATACTCTACAACTACGATTCTTTTTTCAGAAAAACACGAACAATTTTCTCTATCCATAACCTGGGTTACCAGGGAGAATTCGACCGAAATAACCTGCCTGTTGCCAACCTGCCTTTCTCCTTATTCAATCCGGCAGAAGTCGAATCTTTTGGAGATTTTAATTTTCTAAAAAGCGCTCTGGTTTATTCAGATTTACTAACCACGGTAAGTAAAACCTACAGCCAGGAAATCCTGACACCTGAACATTCCTTTCGAATGGAAGGAATACTCAATTCAAGAAAAAACGAATTGTTTGGTATCACCAACGGTATCGATTATTCTGAATGGGGTCCTGAAAAAGATCCCTGGATCGCGAAGCATTTTTCTCCCACCAATCCTGGCGGAAAATTGGCTTGCAAGAACGCCTTGCTGGAGCATTACAAGTTAAAAGCAGACAATTCGCGACCCATAGTGTGCATGGTGACTCGCCTGACACCTCAAAAAGGAATTGACCTTGTTATCGAAGCTTTTGAACATTCTCTCCTCAAGGATTTTCTGTTTGTACTCATTGGATCAGGAGACTCCAGATACGAAGAATATTTACGCACACACAAGGGCAGTCAGCTTGGAGTTTACATAGGATTTGATGAGCCCCTCGCACATCGGATTTTAGCAGGATCCGATTTTGTCCTGATGCCATCTATTTACGAGCCTTGCGGACTCACCCAGATGCAGGCTATGAAATATGGCACGGTCCCCATCACCAGTTCCGTAGGCGGGCTGAAGGACACAGTCCAGCAATACGATATCAAAACCGGTGAAGGCCTGGGTTTCAAATTTTCCCCTTATGGCTTAGAATTTTTTCATCAGAGTGTGTTGGAAGCCCTCGGCATTTTTCGCGACAAAAAACATTGGCAACAGGTGGTCCAGAACTGCCTGAAAGCAGATTTCGGATGGGACCGCTCAGCAAGCGAGTACGAGCGTGTGTACAGGATTGCATTAACCAGATAA
- a CDS encoding GAF domain-containing protein — MDIPTNIGLEILSEVGHISNSTMEVDTILSHTINIIKNKLQIDACALYLTEGNHQNLHLKLKASSGLPVNRTSKIYLPWGKGVTGWVAEHGQPLALSEAMQDPRFIYFAEIEEERYQSMLSVPMNFKNDCIGVINVHSIENRFFKPVEVTLLKTISEQIVGCIRNAMEYEKSQLMLRQQTLLYEISQAVQAEPSLENRLWLLLIGIVLGEGNGCHRAGLFLLDEQQTRLKGTMGVGPDTEKEAEKLCRDWLTPGIKGKQSYPLEKNCFDFLRKTKFHQNIQSLEFPYLKENNILAEALFLDSPKIVATKEINSPDTEKLAHSLEANEFAIVPLIAHDIPFGVILIDNLFTDTAIKSTNLQQFIRLATQISWAIENFRLFTKLIQSNRELLSTKERLIQNEKLAALGELSAEVAHEIKNPLVSIGGFARRLQSKLSGKSIEAPSPNLETLGEYADIIVSEVERLEDLLKNILIFPKGNKPYLKLGHLSPIVRQVLDCFEMELREASIDVQLDFKNDPGPLAFDEEQIKQVLINVVFNAIESMSQGGTLDIKVEQVEPEPGLSMAEIVIKDTGGGIAQETFQNIFNPFFTTKETGSGLGLSISRRIMENHGGQILIKNNVNQGVTVQLVLPLQNDGLSNKT; from the coding sequence ATGGATATTCCGACAAATATTGGGCTAGAGATTCTGAGCGAAGTTGGCCATATTTCCAACTCAACAATGGAAGTTGACACGATCCTGAGTCACACCATTAACATCATCAAAAACAAACTTCAGATCGATGCCTGCGCCCTTTATCTGACAGAAGGGAATCATCAGAACCTGCACTTAAAACTGAAGGCTTCAAGCGGTCTTCCAGTAAACCGCACAAGCAAAATATACCTCCCCTGGGGCAAGGGAGTCACCGGTTGGGTAGCAGAGCACGGCCAACCTCTGGCTCTCAGCGAAGCCATGCAAGACCCCCGTTTCATTTACTTTGCAGAGATCGAGGAAGAACGGTACCAGTCCATGCTCTCTGTCCCTATGAACTTTAAAAATGATTGTATTGGGGTCATCAACGTTCACTCCATCGAAAACCGGTTTTTTAAGCCAGTGGAGGTAACCCTTTTAAAAACCATCAGCGAGCAGATTGTCGGGTGTATCCGCAATGCCATGGAATATGAAAAAAGCCAGCTGATGTTGAGACAACAGACACTTTTGTATGAAATCAGCCAGGCGGTTCAGGCGGAGCCCTCACTTGAAAACAGGCTTTGGCTTCTTCTCATTGGAATTGTCCTTGGCGAGGGTAACGGATGCCATCGAGCCGGCCTGTTTCTGCTGGACGAACAACAGACTCGACTCAAGGGAACCATGGGTGTAGGCCCTGACACCGAAAAGGAGGCGGAAAAATTATGCAGAGACTGGCTGACACCTGGAATAAAAGGAAAACAATCCTATCCTTTGGAAAAAAACTGTTTTGATTTTCTGAGAAAAACAAAATTTCATCAAAATATCCAGAGCCTTGAGTTTCCCTATCTGAAAGAAAACAATATCCTGGCTGAAGCTTTGTTTCTGGACTCTCCTAAAATCGTGGCTACCAAAGAAATCAATTCCCCTGACACAGAGAAGTTGGCTCATTCACTTGAGGCAAACGAGTTCGCCATCGTTCCATTGATAGCCCACGACATTCCGTTCGGGGTCATTCTGATTGACAACCTTTTTACAGACACAGCCATCAAAAGCACCAACCTGCAACAGTTCATTCGCCTGGCAACCCAGATCAGCTGGGCAATCGAAAACTTTCGCCTGTTCACCAAACTCATTCAATCCAACCGGGAATTACTGAGCACTAAAGAACGATTAATCCAGAATGAAAAACTGGCCGCTCTGGGTGAATTGTCCGCAGAGGTAGCACATGAAATAAAAAATCCCCTGGTTTCAATAGGGGGTTTTGCCCGAAGACTGCAAAGCAAACTTTCCGGAAAATCTATTGAAGCCCCTTCACCAAATCTCGAAACTTTAGGTGAATATGCGGATATTATTGTCTCAGAGGTGGAACGTCTGGAAGACCTTTTAAAAAACATTTTGATCTTTCCAAAAGGGAACAAACCATATTTAAAGTTAGGCCATCTAAGCCCCATTGTCAGGCAGGTTTTAGATTGTTTTGAAATGGAACTGAGAGAAGCATCCATTGATGTTCAACTGGACTTTAAAAACGATCCCGGCCCATTGGCATTTGATGAGGAACAAATAAAGCAGGTCTTGATCAATGTAGTTTTTAATGCAATTGAGTCCATGTCTCAAGGTGGAACACTCGATATCAAAGTCGAACAAGTGGAACCTGAGCCTGGGTTATCTATGGCAGAAATCGTAATTAAAGACACCGGGGGCGGAATTGCCCAGGAAACTTTTCAGAATATTTTCAATCCTTTTTTTACTACCAAGGAAACCGGATCCGGACTTGGGCTCTCTATTTCCCGCAGGATCATGGAAAACCATGGTGGCCAAATCCTGATAAAAAACAATGTCAATCAGGGAGTTACCGTTCAATTGGTTTTACCGTTGCAAAACGACGGGCTTTCGAATAAAACATAG
- the coaBC gene encoding bifunctional phosphopantothenoylcysteine decarboxylase/phosphopantothenate--cysteine ligase CoaBC: MPRESFLSGKRIALGVSGGIAAYKSAELLRLLQKSGAEVSVLMTPGAKQFITPLTFEALSGQLVYHEIFEEGAGRMEHIVSAGSTDLLLVAPLTANTLAKMARGLADDPVSITYSAFKGPVVVAPAMNDQMWAHAAVQDNIRILKARGVTVVEPEAGELACGAIGPGRLAELEVILKAVATRLEQAIDFKGKHVLVTAGPTCEPIDPVRFITNRSSGKMGYAIADKARLRGADVTLISGPTALTPPCGVRFLSCERVSEMRDLVMEHIPGCDVLVMTAAVGDFAPREINKEKIKKKGDASITLEMIPTPDILKEVSALSTRPFVVGFAAESENVLENALDKMDRKKLDMIVANDISAPGIGFQSEENQVTVISGPGDQENLPRMLKVEIADRLLNRILSRL, from the coding sequence ATGCCAAGAGAAAGCTTTCTTTCAGGTAAACGAATTGCACTCGGTGTCTCAGGTGGTATTGCTGCCTATAAGTCAGCCGAACTTCTGAGATTACTGCAAAAATCCGGAGCAGAAGTTTCTGTTCTCATGACTCCTGGCGCAAAACAGTTTATCACTCCCTTAACTTTTGAAGCTTTGTCGGGACAGTTGGTTTATCACGAAATATTTGAAGAAGGTGCAGGGCGGATGGAACATATCGTTTCTGCTGGAAGTACCGATTTGTTGCTGGTTGCCCCATTGACTGCGAATACTCTTGCCAAGATGGCCCGGGGATTGGCTGACGATCCAGTGTCGATTACCTATTCTGCCTTTAAAGGTCCAGTTGTGGTCGCACCAGCAATGAATGACCAAATGTGGGCTCACGCGGCGGTTCAGGACAATATCAGGATACTCAAGGCAAGAGGGGTTACCGTAGTCGAACCGGAGGCAGGAGAACTTGCCTGTGGTGCCATTGGTCCTGGGAGGTTGGCGGAACTGGAGGTGATTCTGAAGGCGGTTGCAACGCGACTGGAACAGGCGATTGATTTTAAAGGTAAGCATGTTTTAGTCACTGCCGGGCCGACTTGTGAACCGATAGACCCTGTTCGTTTTATCACTAATCGCTCATCTGGAAAAATGGGCTATGCCATTGCTGACAAGGCTCGATTGCGGGGGGCTGATGTAACACTCATCTCAGGTCCTACAGCTCTCACACCGCCCTGTGGTGTAAGGTTTTTATCCTGTGAGCGGGTTTCTGAAATGCGTGATCTGGTTATGGAACACATTCCGGGATGTGATGTTCTTGTGATGACAGCGGCGGTGGGTGATTTTGCCCCACGTGAGATCAACAAAGAAAAAATCAAGAAAAAGGGGGATGCCTCAATCACGCTGGAAATGATCCCCACACCGGATATTCTGAAAGAAGTCAGTGCCCTCAGTACCAGGCCCTTCGTGGTCGGGTTTGCGGCAGAATCGGAAAATGTTCTGGAAAATGCTCTGGATAAAATGGATCGTAAAAAACTCGATATGATTGTGGCCAACGATATCAGTGCACCGGGAATTGGATTTCAATCCGAAGAAAACCAGGTGACTGTGATCAGTGGACCCGGGGATCAGGAAAACCTGCCTAGAATGTTGAAGGTGGAAATCGCGGATCGTTTACTGAACCGGATTCTGTCGCGTCTTTAA
- a CDS encoding formylglycine-generating enzyme family protein, whose product MVLIPEGFYEMGSRRSLRELNPTALFQADRHMLGPEDPAHEVFTAAFFIDKNETTNAQYRKYIESTGARAPRFFKDDKFNHPDQPVVGVNFKEAQSYCLWAGKRLPTEAEWEKAGRGQAPVHFPWGNEPPDGTRTNFNEEHGKTTIVGSFESGKSAYGVYDLSGNVAEWVQDWHFPEYYLFSPKKNPRGPDKGQYKVIRGGNWRNNGADIRLTYRNATTPKNRSNSIGFRCVKDIGDRPVPED is encoded by the coding sequence ATGGTGTTAATTCCTGAAGGTTTCTATGAAATGGGAAGCAGACGATCCCTCCGGGAACTGAATCCTACGGCATTATTCCAGGCTGACCGGCATATGCTGGGTCCGGAAGATCCCGCCCATGAAGTATTCACCGCTGCCTTTTTTATCGATAAGAACGAAACCACTAACGCCCAATACAGGAAATATATTGAGTCGACCGGAGCCCGTGCTCCCCGCTTTTTTAAAGACGACAAATTCAATCACCCGGACCAGCCGGTTGTGGGAGTTAATTTTAAAGAAGCACAGAGCTATTGTCTTTGGGCAGGAAAACGTCTTCCCACAGAAGCCGAATGGGAAAAGGCCGGCCGCGGACAAGCTCCCGTCCATTTTCCCTGGGGGAATGAACCGCCAGATGGCACACGTACCAATTTCAATGAAGAACATGGAAAAACCACAATAGTTGGCTCGTTTGAATCAGGCAAGTCAGCTTACGGGGTATATGATTTATCCGGCAACGTTGCCGAGTGGGTGCAGGACTGGCATTTTCCTGAGTACTATCTGTTTTCTCCCAAGAAAAACCCGAGGGGCCCGGACAAGGGACAGTACAAAGTCATCCGTGGAGGCAACTGGCGCAACAACGGGGCTGATATTCGACTGACCTACCGCAATGCCACCACACCAAAAAACAGGAGTAATTCGATAGGTTTCCGATGCGTAAAAGATATTGGAGACCGACCCGTACCGGAAGATTAG
- the galT gene encoding galactose-1-phosphate uridylyltransferase: MPELRKDPIVDRWVIISEERAHRPGDFPSPSQKQQVDFCPFCPGNESKTPKGILALPESVGPNNKGWTLRVIPNKFPALKIEGDVTRIGEGMFDKMGGFGAHEIVIEHPDHKLSLEEGSEGILADTLWAFQQRFLDLKKDSRFRYILIFKNHGESAGATIEHTHSQLIALPIIPEMVLEEIQGARRHWEYKERCIFCDMIAQERGNGSRVVIENQDFIALCPYAPRFPFETWILPKYHLARFENDTPDHYAQAATLLKEVLLRIRAALKVPPYNLVFHTSPINGDHDAIYHWHIEVMPKLTKMAGFEQGTGFYINPTPPETAAEILRSVRIQP, encoded by the coding sequence ATGCCTGAACTCCGCAAAGACCCGATAGTTGACCGTTGGGTCATCATTTCTGAAGAAAGAGCGCACCGACCCGGAGACTTTCCAAGTCCTTCCCAGAAACAGCAAGTCGACTTTTGCCCTTTCTGCCCCGGAAACGAGTCAAAAACCCCTAAAGGCATTCTGGCCCTGCCTGAAAGTGTTGGGCCAAATAATAAGGGATGGACGCTCAGGGTAATCCCGAACAAGTTTCCAGCCCTTAAAATTGAAGGGGATGTCACCCGAATTGGAGAGGGCATGTTCGACAAGATGGGTGGTTTTGGTGCTCACGAAATAGTCATTGAGCACCCCGATCATAAGCTCTCACTGGAAGAAGGGTCCGAAGGCATTCTTGCGGATACTCTATGGGCTTTTCAACAACGTTTTCTTGATCTAAAAAAGGATTCGCGGTTCCGCTATATCCTGATTTTTAAAAATCATGGTGAATCGGCAGGGGCAACGATTGAACACACACACAGTCAACTCATTGCCCTGCCAATCATTCCAGAAATGGTGCTTGAAGAAATTCAGGGGGCAAGGAGGCATTGGGAATATAAAGAGCGCTGTATTTTTTGCGATATGATTGCCCAGGAAAGAGGAAACGGATCGCGTGTGGTCATAGAGAATCAGGATTTTATTGCCCTGTGCCCGTATGCTCCCCGATTTCCTTTCGAAACCTGGATTCTGCCAAAATACCATTTGGCCCGGTTCGAGAACGACACCCCGGACCACTATGCCCAAGCGGCAACTTTGCTGAAAGAAGTCCTGCTTAGAATTCGCGCAGCTTTAAAAGTTCCGCCCTACAATCTGGTATTTCATACTTCTCCCATTAACGGGGATCACGACGCAATTTACCACTGGCACATTGAAGTGATGCCAAAGCTTACCAAGATGGCTGGCTTCGAACAGGGTACCGGATTTTACATCAACCCCACACCTCCGGAAACGGCTGCGGAAATTTTAAGATCGGTCCGGATACAACCCTGA
- the panB gene encoding 3-methyl-2-oxobutanoate hydroxymethyltransferase, giving the protein MPGNPVTIPQLMEWKKSQRKITALTAFDFLTARALDNAGIDLVLVGDSLAMVALGHDTTLPVTVDEMLHHTRAVGRALKRALLVGDMPFMSYQSSTEQAVANAGRFLKEAGAQAVKLEGGAQIESQVKAIVAAGIPVMGHLGLTPQSVHQLGGYKVQGKSYLDARRIKADAVKLQKAGAFALVLEAIPADLAGEITGELDIPTIGIGAGSQCDGQILVTQDMLGMNPDFVPKFVKQFADIGKQMELALKGYAKEVQEQTFPEAQHSYLMDSGNIKSVKQKKTG; this is encoded by the coding sequence ATGCCAGGAAATCCGGTAACCATTCCTCAATTGATGGAATGGAAAAAAAGTCAACGAAAAATAACCGCACTCACAGCCTTCGACTTTCTAACCGCCCGCGCCCTCGACAACGCCGGTATCGATCTGGTACTGGTCGGCGATTCGCTCGCCATGGTTGCTCTGGGACACGACACCACCCTTCCCGTCACTGTCGATGAAATGCTGCACCACACGCGTGCCGTCGGGCGGGCTTTGAAGCGAGCCTTACTGGTTGGCGACATGCCGTTTATGTCCTATCAATCTTCCACGGAACAGGCAGTTGCCAACGCAGGACGTTTTTTAAAAGAGGCCGGTGCCCAGGCCGTCAAACTTGAGGGAGGAGCCCAGATTGAGTCTCAGGTAAAAGCCATTGTTGCAGCCGGTATTCCCGTGATGGGGCATCTGGGCCTAACTCCTCAATCAGTGCATCAATTGGGTGGCTATAAGGTTCAAGGTAAAAGTTATCTTGATGCTCGTCGCATCAAGGCAGATGCCGTCAAATTACAGAAAGCCGGCGCCTTCGCTCTCGTATTGGAAGCGATCCCGGCCGACCTCGCCGGAGAGATAACAGGTGAACTGGACATTCCCACTATCGGTATTGGAGCAGGCTCTCAATGCGATGGTCAAATATTGGTAACACAGGACATGCTGGGAATGAATCCGGACTTTGTTCCAAAGTTTGTGAAACAATTTGCTGACATCGGCAAACAGATGGAGCTTGCTTTGAAAGGTTACGCAAAGGAAGTGCAGGAACAAACCTTCCCCGAAGCCCAACATTCTTATCTAATGGATTCTGGAAACATTAAGTCTGTAAAACAAAAAAAGACCGGCTGA
- a CDS encoding deoxynucleoside kinase, which produces MELEPKLIAIEGPIGAGKTTLSNLLAQEFSARLVLEVDEENPFISKFYEDRLSNAFQTQIFFLMSRYNQYRALEQRDLFSQVIITDYLFQRDRIFAGINLDGNELHLYEQIYNLIKIKIPQPDLVVYLQADTPILYERIQKRGREYEALIEYSYLEEVNRAFNNFFFYYTETPLLVVNTNEIDIVDKKIDLQELIKKINQHRIGREYYNPLGS; this is translated from the coding sequence ATGGAACTCGAACCCAAACTCATCGCTATTGAAGGCCCTATTGGTGCAGGCAAAACCACCTTATCAAACCTGCTGGCCCAGGAATTCAGTGCACGCCTTGTACTAGAAGTTGATGAAGAAAACCCGTTTATTTCAAAATTTTACGAAGACCGGTTGTCTAACGCCTTCCAGACCCAGATTTTTTTTTTAATGAGCCGGTACAACCAGTACCGTGCATTGGAACAGCGCGATTTATTCAGCCAGGTGATCATCACGGACTACCTGTTTCAGCGTGACCGGATATTTGCAGGGATAAACCTCGATGGAAACGAACTCCATCTCTATGAACAGATCTACAATCTGATAAAAATTAAAATTCCCCAGCCAGATCTGGTAGTTTATCTGCAGGCAGATACTCCTATTCTGTATGAACGTATCCAGAAGCGGGGCCGGGAATACGAAGCTCTTATTGAATATTCCTATCTTGAGGAGGTCAATCGGGCCTTCAATAATTTTTTCTTTTATTACACCGAAACACCTCTTCTGGTTGTCAATACGAATGAAATTGATATAGTGGACAAAAAAATTGACCTGCAGGAGTTGATAAAAAAAATCAATCAACATAGAATTGGAAGAGAATATTACAATCCGCTTGGATCCTGA
- a CDS encoding aspartate 1-decarboxylase, translating into MQRTMLVGKLHRAIVTDRSIDYEGSIEIDEDLMDEVGILSYEQVHVYNINNGNRFLTYVIPGNRGSGRISVNGAAARLVEIKDRIIIAAYGIMATKKEDGHKPKVLLLDDNNGILERQGALAFTSSKLSA; encoded by the coding sequence ATGCAAAGAACCATGCTAGTCGGCAAGCTTCACCGTGCTATTGTCACCGACAGAAGCATAGATTATGAGGGAAGCATTGAAATTGATGAAGACCTGATGGATGAGGTGGGAATACTGTCCTATGAACAGGTTCACGTGTACAATATAAACAATGGCAACCGGTTTTTGACTTATGTCATACCCGGAAATCGGGGGAGCGGACGTATATCAGTCAATGGTGCAGCTGCCAGATTAGTAGAGATTAAAGATCGAATCATCATTGCAGCTTATGGTATTATGGCTACAAAAAAGGAAGACGGGCACAAGCCCAAAGTGCTCCTGCTGGATGACAATAACGGAATCCTTGAACGGCAGGGGGCACTAGCATTCACCTCAAGCAAACTATCAGCATGA
- a CDS encoding pantoate--beta-alanine ligase yields the protein MKQISNISEMKSWSRAVRGNGQTVGFVPTMGYLHDGHLALVKHSLKECDRTVVSIFVNPIQFAPGEDLDSYPANLERDINLLSKLGVDAVFVPTRDELVPKDLDTFVEVKNLTEHLCGKSRPEFFRGVTTIVLKLFHIVQPDIAIFGEKDRQQLEVIRKMVADLNLDIKVLGLPITREQDGIAQSSRNTYLNPEERISARSLCQALESGRTMILNGETSAKIVKNQIRSVIESQTGTRIDYVSVCDPKRFDEISQIGNSVMLALAVHIGKARLIDNCLVEKSSCKEPC from the coding sequence ATGAAGCAAATTTCCAACATCTCCGAAATGAAGAGCTGGTCCCGCGCTGTCCGCGGAAACGGACAGACTGTGGGGTTCGTACCAACCATGGGATATCTACATGACGGTCATTTAGCCCTCGTGAAGCATTCACTAAAAGAGTGCGACCGGACGGTAGTCAGTATCTTTGTAAATCCCATACAATTTGCGCCTGGAGAAGACCTGGATAGCTACCCCGCCAACCTGGAGCGAGACATAAACCTGCTTTCCAAGCTGGGAGTGGATGCGGTTTTTGTACCCACCAGGGATGAACTGGTCCCGAAGGATCTTGACACTTTTGTTGAAGTAAAAAATCTCACGGAACATTTATGTGGGAAAAGCCGACCTGAATTCTTTCGGGGAGTGACTACTATTGTGCTCAAATTGTTTCATATTGTGCAGCCCGATATCGCAATATTTGGAGAAAAAGACCGACAACAATTAGAGGTCATCCGGAAAATGGTGGCTGATCTAAATCTCGATATCAAGGTCCTGGGACTTCCCATTACCAGAGAACAGGACGGCATTGCACAAAGTTCCCGCAACACCTACCTGAATCCTGAGGAACGTATCTCAGCCAGATCTCTTTGCCAGGCCCTGGAATCGGGAAGGACCATGATTTTAAATGGTGAAACTTCTGCAAAAATTGTAAAGAATCAAATACGATCTGTAATAGAATCCCAAACCGGAACAAGGATCGATTATGTTTCGGTTTGCGATCCCAAACGCTTCGATGAAATAAGCCAAATTGGAAATTCCGTCATGCTGGCTCTTGCAGTCCATATTGGGAAAGCCCGTTTAATCGACAACTGTCTTGTGGAGAAAAGCTCATGCAAAGAACCATGCTAG